From a region of the Paraburkholderia caribensis genome:
- a CDS encoding purple acid phosphatase family protein → MSKNNAPDTTPDEPDNTPSATQSATFSRRGFLKLAGASGFATAASTFAGSAKADPSTPDGTPEQVHLTWGEDPTNEVVVSWASMAAAANPHVRFGAAGDRKDIVHAVQRTYTDGLNGEVVFTYHARLHGLNAGTTYEYEVTADNDSRAGTPFSASFKTAPRGRAPFRFTSYGDLATPNTGWVLSSPQSRFAVQAVERFQPLFHLLNGDLCYANLNPAQQPAVWRDFGNNNQTSSANRPWMPCPGNHEIEFNNGAQGFDSYLTRYTLPHNGTRFPGRWYSFRVSSVLFISLDADDVVYQDAAAFVAGPAPLVPAASTGNPAIVPGTSFYVRGYSNGEQTRWLEKTLRHAADDDDIDWIVVQMHQDALSSSKTGNGSDKGIREAWLPLFDRYGVDLVLCGHDHDYERSYPVRGCNHHAGIDAVTGEKVDTLQPKPVVHSHASNGNAFDTSHGTIHLILGGGGTSAPLDVYGVDTGNGNPQAKVFTKPNRPMPGTTAGTFTRASADALEDAIWSAQRDTGTGYGIAVFDYEPGPHGGKTTITMNYYHAPGADQTPTANYELFETITVSKHRRR, encoded by the coding sequence ATGTCGAAAAACAACGCCCCCGACACAACGCCCGACGAACCGGACAACACGCCGTCCGCCACCCAGTCCGCCACTTTTTCGCGCCGTGGCTTTCTGAAGCTCGCGGGTGCGTCGGGATTCGCGACGGCCGCCAGCACGTTTGCGGGCTCGGCCAAAGCCGATCCGTCGACGCCTGACGGCACGCCGGAGCAGGTCCATCTCACGTGGGGCGAAGATCCGACGAACGAAGTCGTGGTGTCGTGGGCATCGATGGCGGCTGCGGCGAATCCGCACGTGCGCTTCGGCGCGGCCGGCGACAGGAAGGACATTGTGCATGCCGTTCAACGCACCTACACGGACGGCCTGAATGGCGAAGTCGTGTTCACGTATCACGCGCGTCTGCACGGCCTGAATGCGGGAACCACGTACGAATACGAAGTCACGGCCGATAACGACAGCCGTGCGGGCACGCCCTTCTCGGCGTCCTTCAAGACGGCGCCGCGCGGCCGCGCGCCGTTCCGCTTCACGAGCTATGGCGATCTGGCGACGCCCAACACAGGATGGGTGCTGTCGTCGCCGCAAAGCCGCTTCGCGGTGCAGGCCGTCGAGCGTTTCCAGCCGCTCTTTCACCTGCTCAACGGCGACCTGTGCTACGCGAACCTGAACCCGGCGCAGCAACCGGCTGTGTGGCGCGACTTCGGCAACAACAATCAGACGTCGTCGGCGAATCGTCCGTGGATGCCGTGTCCCGGCAATCACGAAATCGAATTCAACAACGGCGCGCAAGGCTTCGATTCGTACCTCACGCGCTACACGCTGCCGCACAACGGCACGCGCTTTCCGGGCCGCTGGTACAGCTTCCGCGTGAGTTCCGTGCTGTTCATTTCGCTCGATGCCGACGACGTCGTGTATCAGGACGCAGCGGCCTTCGTCGCGGGCCCGGCGCCGCTGGTGCCTGCCGCGAGCACGGGCAACCCGGCGATTGTGCCGGGCACGTCGTTCTATGTGCGCGGCTACAGCAACGGCGAGCAGACGCGTTGGCTGGAGAAGACGCTGCGCCATGCCGCCGACGACGACGATATCGACTGGATCGTCGTGCAGATGCATCAGGATGCGCTCAGTTCGTCGAAGACGGGCAACGGCTCCGACAAGGGCATCCGCGAGGCATGGCTACCGCTCTTCGACCGCTATGGCGTGGACCTCGTGCTATGCGGCCACGATCACGACTACGAGCGCAGCTATCCTGTACGCGGCTGCAACCATCACGCGGGCATCGACGCGGTCACGGGGGAGAAAGTCGACACGCTGCAACCGAAGCCCGTGGTTCACTCGCACGCGAGCAACGGCAACGCGTTCGACACCAGCCACGGCACGATCCACCTGATACTCGGCGGCGGCGGCACGAGCGCGCCGCTCGACGTGTACGGCGTCGACACGGGCAACGGCAATCCGCAGGCGAAGGTGTTCACGAAGCCCAACCGGCCGATGCCTGGCACAACGGCGGGCACGTTCACGCGCGCCAGCGCCGACGCCCTCGAAGATGCGATCTGGTCGGCGCAGCGCGACACGGGCACGGGCTACGGCATCGCGGTATTCGACTACGAGCCGGGTCCACACGGCGGCAAGACGACAATCACGATGAACTACTATCACGCGCCGGGCGCCGACCAGACGCCGACGGCGAACTACGAGCTATTCGAGACGATCACAGTATCGAAGCACCGGCGGAGATGA
- a CDS encoding pyridoxal phosphate-dependent aminotransferase has product MTVSRLRNIPGIGVDRMGDAADATKNRNLLRLENLDTDLRPPAEAIRRTHEAVDDDDANSYLPFTGQTALRQAVVARMKQSTGIDYDASSECIVSAGGLAGILNVLLSILEPGDEVVLTDPTYAGLINRVLLAGGVPKFARLLPSDDGWRLDIESLASAVGPRTRAILIMSPSMPSGFVANQTEWHAIAGHCRHADAWLVYDAAMERILFDGRSVIHPASLPQMRERTFTVGSVSKEYRMIGWRVGWIVGPERIMHDVRLTSLSNVVCQVGIGMPGATAALTCADDGVAQAVAVWQARRDFLLNALGDLPLVRPDGGWSLLVDTAQLGIAPPDASRLLLEKGEVAATPMNGWGPQAQRYLRFVFANESVERLADIRERVRGAWRI; this is encoded by the coding sequence GTGACAGTCTCCCGTTTGCGCAACATCCCGGGCATCGGCGTCGACAGAATGGGCGACGCTGCGGACGCGACGAAGAATCGCAACCTCTTGCGGCTGGAGAACCTCGACACCGACCTGAGACCGCCCGCCGAAGCAATCCGCCGCACGCACGAGGCCGTCGACGATGACGACGCCAACAGCTATCTGCCGTTCACAGGCCAGACGGCATTGCGTCAGGCCGTCGTTGCGCGGATGAAGCAGTCGACGGGCATCGACTACGACGCCAGCAGCGAGTGCATCGTTTCCGCTGGCGGACTTGCGGGCATTCTCAACGTGCTGTTGTCGATCCTCGAACCGGGCGACGAAGTCGTGCTGACCGACCCGACGTACGCGGGCCTCATCAATCGCGTGCTGCTCGCGGGCGGTGTGCCGAAGTTCGCGCGGCTCCTGCCTTCGGACGATGGCTGGCGGCTCGACATCGAATCATTGGCAAGCGCCGTGGGGCCGCGCACGCGCGCCATCCTCATCATGTCGCCGTCGATGCCGAGCGGCTTCGTGGCCAACCAGACCGAGTGGCATGCAATCGCCGGGCATTGCCGCCACGCGGACGCATGGCTCGTTTACGACGCCGCAATGGAGCGCATCCTGTTCGACGGGCGCAGCGTGATTCATCCCGCGTCGTTGCCGCAGATGCGCGAGCGTACCTTCACGGTCGGCTCCGTATCCAAGGAGTACCGGATGATCGGCTGGCGCGTGGGCTGGATCGTCGGTCCCGAACGCATCATGCACGACGTGCGGTTGACCAGTCTGTCGAATGTTGTTTGCCAGGTCGGTATCGGCATGCCCGGCGCGACGGCGGCGCTGACCTGCGCAGACGATGGCGTCGCGCAGGCGGTCGCCGTCTGGCAGGCACGGCGCGATTTTCTGCTCAATGCGTTGGGCGATCTGCCGCTGGTACGTCCCGATGGCGGATGGTCGCTGCTTGTCGACACGGCGCAGCTCGGCATCGCGCCGCCCGATGCATCACGGCTGCTCCTCGAAAAAGGCGAAGTCGCCGCGACGCCGATGAACGGCTGGGGCCCGCAAGCGCAACGGTATCTGCGCTTCGTGTTCGCCAACGAATCCGTCGAGCGTCTTGCGGATATCCGCGAGCGCGTGCGCGGAGCGTGGCGCATCTGA
- a CDS encoding alpha/beta hydrolase, whose protein sequence is MPMIKFCVRLALVAYLVALIALYLMQDRMLLPAPLDTTGTPTGHHGAYDVEPWHVDGLYAGYVATPAAAAPRGTFVLFHGNAETAENKLPVAEVFVRDGFRVVMVEYPGQGNRQGKRTMLAALAASRDALAAARAQWSGPVYLVGESLGAGMAAQAVKGNEAVVAGVALITPWDTLASVAGEKYWLFPVRWMLHDPFDSVAALQSYNGPLVVIGAQQDSLIPIVHAQRLASARPGAQLMVLPDAGHDDWFSAMHDMQWRQVLRWLHAD, encoded by the coding sequence ATGCCGATGATCAAGTTCTGCGTCCGCCTCGCGCTCGTCGCGTACCTGGTCGCGCTGATCGCGCTTTACCTGATGCAGGATCGCATGCTGCTGCCTGCGCCGCTCGATACCACCGGCACGCCGACAGGGCATCACGGCGCCTACGACGTCGAGCCGTGGCATGTCGACGGACTCTACGCGGGCTATGTCGCAACGCCTGCCGCCGCCGCGCCGCGCGGCACGTTCGTCCTCTTTCACGGCAATGCCGAGACCGCGGAGAACAAACTGCCCGTCGCCGAAGTCTTTGTCCGCGATGGTTTTCGCGTCGTGATGGTCGAATATCCGGGGCAAGGCAACCGTCAAGGCAAGCGCACGATGCTGGCGGCACTGGCGGCATCGCGAGACGCGCTTGCCGCAGCGCGCGCGCAATGGAGCGGACCCGTTTATCTGGTGGGCGAATCGCTCGGCGCGGGCATGGCGGCACAGGCCGTGAAAGGCAATGAAGCCGTGGTTGCGGGCGTCGCGCTCATTACTCCATGGGACACGCTCGCGAGCGTCGCAGGAGAAAAGTACTGGCTGTTTCCCGTGCGCTGGATGCTGCACGATCCATTCGATTCAGTGGCAGCCCTCCAAAGCTATAACGGACCGCTTGTCGTGATCGGTGCGCAGCAAGACTCGCTGATTCCCATCGTTCACGCGCAACGGCTGGCGAGCGCGCGTCCCGGCGCCCAGTTGATGGTGTTGCCCGATGCCGGTCACGACGACTGGTTTAGCGCCATGCACGATATGCAATGGCGCCAGGTGCTGCGCTGGCTGCATGCGGATTGA